From a region of the Montipora foliosa isolate CH-2021 unplaced genomic scaffold, ASM3666993v2 scaffold_432, whole genome shotgun sequence genome:
- the LOC137988848 gene encoding melatonin receptor type 1B-A-like, giving the protein MMASVLQSRNVVLVLVEISALIVLNLMSLMGNTLVCMSVYRNTQLRTTTNLYIIALAISDLLSAVFVMPFVTAVLVRGHWIFGEVICDVLAFFSAFIIYVSPVTMGLTALNRYVRMCRPDREYQRFFSPKKSLALLVSVWVIVACYSVLPNIVGLRKNTFFPSIASCAIDHLSENGRLIHYCIVVSLFLLTPLTITVFSYVKVAKKMQHHKIETSFLRQNSPIISAREIRISKSLFIVVFAFMICWIPFWIIVLLMRFDFVQKLPRNVKLLCFFFLYLSNAINPLIYAGMNRCFRREFRKIVCGCKRKIRNRITYETPQIDKNNVPQEVDDGHFGNLTVSNALSVDHDKKE; this is encoded by the coding sequence ATGATGGCGAGTGTTCTGCAATCAAGGAACGTAGTCTTGGTTCTCGTAGAAATCAGCGCGTTGATTGTCTTGAATCTTATGTCCCTTATGGGAAACACCTTGGTTTGTATGTCCGTATACAGAAACACACAATTGCGTACAACAACGAATCTTTACATCATAGCATTGGCAATAAGCGATTTACTATCGGCCGTATTTGTAATGCCGTTTGTGACAGCTGTTCTTGTAAGAGGCCACTGGATTTTTGGTGAAGTGATTTGTGATGTTCTTGCTTTCTTCAGTGCGTTTATCATCTACGTTTCACCAGTAACAATGGGGCTGACAGCACTCAATCGTTATGTGCGAATGTGCAGACCAGACCGGGAATATCAGAggtttttttcaccaaaaaaatcACTGGCCCTTCTAGTGTCTGTTTGGGTGATCGTTGCCTGTTACAGTGTCCTCCCAAACATAGTTGGTCTTCGAAAGAACACGTTTTTCCCGAGTATTGCCTCGTGCGCCATTGATCATCTCAGCGAAAATGGCAGACTGATACACTATTGCATCgttgtttctttgttcttgtTAACGCCTTTAACCATCACCGTGTTTAGCTACGtgaaagttgcgaaaaaaaTGCAACACCACAAAATCGAAACTTCATTCTTGCGACAAAACTCACCGATCATCAGTGCCCGAGAGATAAGAATCAGTAAATCTCTTTTTATAGTTGTTTTCGCTTTCATGATCTGTTGGATTCCCTTTTGGATCATTGTCCTTTTAATGCGCTTCGATTTTGTTCAAAAGCTGCCACGAAATGTGAAGCTGCtatgtttctttttcctttacttATCCAATGCGATAAATCCATTAATTTACGCTGGTATGAACCGTTGCTTCAGAAGAGAATTCCGCAAAATTGTTTGTGGATGTAAGAGGAAAATTCGGAatcgcataacttatgaaaccCCTCAGATAGATAAGAATAATGTTCCACAAGAAGTTGACGACGGGCATTTTGGTAATCTCACTGTCAGTAATGCTTTAAGTGTTGATCACGATAAAAAAGAATGA